A genomic region of Methanosarcina thermophila TM-1 contains the following coding sequences:
- a CDS encoding SUMF1/EgtB/PvdO family nonheme iron enzyme — translation MVGDMSRSESYCVHIDTPTGEDSLGFQPYVEAIAEFLTSEETLAPITLSIEGQWGCGKSSFMQQLRKEISKKNELEKETKYFTVWFNSWKYDKEDELWASFALNFMDELSKQLSWKRLQHSRLKLFYLRYKLKLKSNFLIIVHFSWNILSFVLIFSFSFLFITYILNPLGMRLPDFIDDKLSDKLIENLTNLVLILTPLVGLMRYFSAEKWFIDVFRDPFGLKKLESNTNYKERLSFREHFHSDFNKIIKSYVGDSKVYVFIDDLDRCEVPKAAELMQAINLMISDDPKVYFILGMDRKVVSAGFAAKNEKVFRFLDVDGLEYGYEFIEKFIQLPFRVPRPKSTDFLKFFPFYEKESSSKQLEAVDKRDSSDNSAPRESLESDTKSSQNETSGQKPVINDSSTVVPESNKQEIQNDTDCVEDYETSKLILEMVAPALDNNPRRIKQFINQFRFQRTIGKRTGLFCYDVGTNPGNMWNCKKLAKFVAISIKWPSLVSALGSNSKLLDQLQYVSISGLIPEDNNENLEKWARDKRLINLLRYGCQGNDPFKKPEDFTLSGLDFSKLLQISPVVAPLEKGTELPSFIFDEIEFIRIPAGYFIMGSNEYDNEKPVHSVKIENSFYLGKYPVTQKQWEKIMGMNPSSFKGDDLPVESVSWDDVQKFIKKLNEIKGTDKYRLPSEAEWEYACRAGTTSRYSFGDDESKLGDYAWYYKNSREKTHPVGQKQPNPWGLYDMHGNVWEWVQDRWHNSYEGAPSDGSAWEDGDISFRILRGGSWYYDPRLCRSAHRYWYDQGSRYRDLGFRLLREL, via the coding sequence TTGGTAGGCGATATGTCGAGATCAGAATCTTACTGTGTGCATATTGACACTCCAACAGGAGAAGATTCACTAGGATTTCAACCTTACGTTGAGGCAATTGCAGAATTTCTTACCTCTGAGGAAACTTTAGCTCCGATTACTCTTTCTATTGAGGGGCAGTGGGGGTGTGGTAAATCATCTTTCATGCAACAGTTAAGAAAGGAAATCAGCAAAAAAAATGAACTTGAGAAAGAAACCAAATATTTTACTGTATGGTTCAATTCCTGGAAATATGACAAGGAAGATGAGTTATGGGCTTCTTTTGCACTTAATTTCATGGATGAGTTATCGAAGCAGCTTTCATGGAAACGTCTACAACATTCAAGGCTCAAATTGTTTTATCTGAGATACAAACTTAAATTGAAAAGTAATTTTTTAATTATTGTTCATTTCTCCTGGAACATTCTTTCTTTCGTACTTATTTTTTCATTTTCGTTTTTGTTTATTACTTATATTTTGAATCCTCTTGGAATGCGTTTACCAGACTTTATTGATGATAAGTTAAGTGATAAGTTAATCGAAAACTTAACCAATCTTGTATTGATCTTAACTCCACTTGTGGGCCTCATGCGCTATTTTTCTGCCGAAAAGTGGTTTATAGATGTGTTTAGAGATCCTTTCGGTCTAAAAAAGCTTGAATCAAATACGAATTACAAGGAACGCCTATCTTTTAGAGAGCACTTTCATTCCGACTTTAACAAAATAATCAAATCCTATGTCGGAGATTCGAAAGTCTATGTTTTTATTGACGATCTCGACCGCTGTGAAGTCCCAAAGGCAGCAGAACTAATGCAGGCAATTAACCTGATGATCTCGGATGATCCAAAGGTTTATTTTATCCTGGGAATGGATAGAAAAGTTGTCTCTGCAGGGTTCGCAGCTAAAAACGAAAAAGTTTTCAGGTTCTTAGATGTCGATGGGCTTGAATACGGGTATGAATTCATTGAAAAATTCATCCAGCTCCCCTTTAGAGTTCCTCGTCCAAAAAGCACTGATTTTTTAAAATTTTTCCCCTTCTATGAAAAAGAATCTTCCTCTAAGCAGCTAGAAGCTGTGGACAAACGAGATTCATCGGATAATTCTGCCCCCCGTGAATCTCTTGAGAGTGACACCAAATCCTCACAGAATGAAACTAGTGGACAAAAGCCAGTAATAAATGACTCCAGTACTGTTGTACCAGAATCAAATAAACAGGAGATTCAGAATGACACGGATTGTGTGGAAGATTATGAAACCTCAAAACTGATTCTTGAAATGGTTGCCCCTGCTCTGGATAATAACCCTCGCCGGATAAAACAGTTTATAAATCAGTTCCGTTTTCAGAGAACTATAGGGAAAAGAACGGGCCTCTTTTGTTATGATGTGGGGACCAACCCCGGAAATATGTGGAACTGTAAAAAATTAGCAAAATTCGTGGCAATAAGCATAAAGTGGCCTTCTCTGGTTTCAGCTCTTGGTTCTAATAGTAAACTTCTAGATCAATTACAATATGTATCAATCTCGGGGTTAATTCCGGAAGATAATAATGAAAATCTGGAAAAGTGGGCAAGAGATAAAAGGTTGATCAATTTATTGAGATACGGCTGTCAAGGGAATGATCCTTTTAAAAAACCAGAAGATTTTACCCTTTCAGGCCTTGACTTTAGCAAGCTGTTGCAGATCTCACCTGTGGTTGCACCTCTGGAAAAAGGTACTGAGCTTCCTTCTTTTATTTTTGATGAAATCGAATTTATTCGGATCCCTGCGGGATATTTCATTATGGGGTCCAATGAGTATGATAATGAAAAGCCAGTTCATAGTGTAAAAATCGAAAATTCATTTTACCTTGGTAAATACCCGGTTACTCAGAAGCAGTGGGAAAAAATTATGGGCATGAATCCTTCCAGTTTCAAAGGTGATGATCTACCTGTAGAATCTGTTTCTTGGGATGATGTTCAGAAGTTTATCAAAAAACTCAATGAAATAAAAGGCACTGATAAGTACCGTCTCCCTTCTGAAGCTGAATGGGAATATGCCTGCCGTGCAGGTACTACCTCAAGATATTCTTTTGGTGATGACGAGTCAAAACTCGGAGATTATGCCTGGTATTATAAGAACTCCAGGGAAAAAACTCATCCTGTTGGTCAAAAACAACCTAATCCTTGGGGTCTTTATGATATGCATGGTAATGTTTGGGAATGGGTTCAGGACAGATGGCACAATAGTTACGAAGGAGCTCCTTCTGATGGCAGTGCTTGGGAAGATGGAGATATCTCCTTCCGTATCCTGCGGGGCGGTAGCTGGTACTACGACCCCAGGCTTTGCCGGTCAGCGCACCGCTACTGGTACGACCAAGGCAGCCGCTACAGAGATCTTGGTTTCCGCCTCCTGAGGGAACTGTAA
- a CDS encoding DUF4367 domain-containing protein, producing the protein MRYTKILLILIFINLALFASGCEEKLSAEEIVTKMKEKEASLEDYSCTIHTTTYFSGEKDLEEEIQMMYKKPNLMRTSGVEEGKKVESVSDGEFVWSYDVETNTVTKIKLPEEPLITEKDFVSIIGNLLNESEVSMLGVEEVDGRSAYVLEARPKAEESVLSELVSRTKVWVDRETWMVLKSSMYDNEGNLSIDVEIRDLKVNTGIPDSEFKFEIPEGAEVVTVDLDEQFKIPENLSLEEARQQASFEILTPEYIPDGYVFNSATVQKYNNTAFTNESSEIVTLSYQKGNESLEIIETVYENDPEENTSMLEGEKISINGREAYLNEFRDLKILHWKLGEIEIDLIGDLEKAEMLRIAESIREPSTESLQKNATVSQDSFNESESSKTPLTAV; encoded by the coding sequence ATGAGGTATACAAAAATATTGCTTATACTGATTTTCATAAACCTTGCCCTTTTTGCATCAGGTTGCGAAGAGAAACTCAGTGCAGAAGAGATTGTAACAAAAATGAAGGAGAAAGAAGCCAGCCTTGAGGATTACTCTTGCACAATACACACAACAACATACTTCAGCGGGGAAAAAGATCTGGAAGAGGAAATCCAGATGATGTATAAAAAACCCAACCTTATGAGGACTTCTGGTGTAGAGGAAGGAAAAAAAGTCGAATCTGTATCGGACGGAGAGTTTGTATGGAGCTATGACGTTGAAACAAATACTGTCACTAAAATAAAATTGCCTGAGGAACCACTCATAACGGAAAAAGATTTTGTCAGTATCATAGGCAATTTACTGAATGAAAGCGAGGTTTCCATGCTCGGAGTTGAAGAGGTGGATGGAAGAAGTGCATATGTTCTTGAAGCCAGACCAAAAGCTGAGGAGAGTGTGTTGTCAGAGCTAGTTTCCCGGACAAAAGTATGGGTTGACAGAGAGACATGGATGGTACTTAAATCCAGTATGTATGACAATGAGGGAAACCTGTCAATAGACGTGGAAATACGCGACCTAAAAGTAAACACTGGGATTCCGGATTCAGAGTTTAAATTTGAGATTCCTGAAGGGGCAGAAGTAGTAACTGTGGATCTGGATGAACAATTCAAAATCCCTGAAAACCTGAGCCTTGAGGAAGCAAGACAGCAAGCTAGTTTTGAGATTCTTACCCCGGAATATATTCCGGATGGCTACGTGTTTAATTCAGCAACGGTACAGAAATACAACAATACAGCCTTCACAAATGAGAGTTCAGAAATTGTAACCCTTAGCTACCAGAAAGGAAATGAAAGCTTAGAGATAATAGAAACTGTTTATGAAAATGATCCAGAAGAAAATACTTCCATGCTGGAAGGCGAAAAGATCAGTATCAACGGAAGAGAAGCATATCTAAATGAATTCAGAGATCTGAAAATATTGCACTGGAAACTTGGAGAAATCGAAATAGATCTTATAGGGGATCTTGAGAAAGCCGAGATGCTGAGAATTGCTGAATCTATACGTGAACCCTCTACCGAATCATTACAGAAAAACGCTACTGTATCGCAGGATTCCTTTAATGAATCTGAATCCTCAAAAACTCCGCTGACAGCGGTATAA
- a CDS encoding SAM hydrolase/SAM-dependent halogenase family protein, with protein MPLISLTTDFGDLYPAAMKAIILGINPEVQIVDITHSIRQAGIREGAFALYSLVQYFPPGTVHIGVVDPGVGTSRRALVIKAGDEGKEQFFVGPDNGLLIPAACRLGKMEVHEITNPELMLKSGISATFHGRDIFAPVGAYLSKGTPIDAVGPEISDFVNLNFENFGIDGPFLVGEVIFADSFGNVITNIPADVILKFSTFGSQIEVNGRKVSFVQTYGLVGQEEPLALIGSHGFLEIAVNKGSAARQFGLKSGEQVVIRVF; from the coding sequence ATGCCCTTAATTTCCCTGACTACTGACTTTGGGGATCTTTATCCCGCAGCTATGAAAGCCATTATTCTGGGAATTAACCCGGAGGTGCAGATAGTCGATATAACCCATTCCATCCGGCAGGCTGGAATACGGGAAGGAGCTTTCGCTCTTTATTCACTTGTTCAATATTTCCCTCCTGGGACTGTGCATATTGGCGTAGTCGACCCAGGCGTCGGCACTTCCCGCCGCGCTCTTGTTATTAAAGCAGGTGATGAAGGAAAAGAACAGTTTTTTGTCGGCCCAGACAACGGGCTCCTGATACCTGCAGCGTGCCGCCTTGGGAAGATGGAAGTGCACGAAATTACAAATCCCGAACTCATGCTTAAATCCGGAATTTCTGCAACTTTCCACGGAAGGGATATTTTTGCACCAGTTGGAGCCTACCTCTCAAAAGGTACACCTATCGATGCCGTCGGGCCCGAAATATCGGACTTTGTGAACCTTAATTTCGAAAATTTCGGGATTGACGGACCCTTTCTTGTCGGGGAGGTTATTTTTGCAGACAGTTTCGGGAATGTAATCACTAATATCCCGGCAGATGTTATCTTAAAATTCTCCACCTTCGGCTCACAGATAGAAGTAAACGGCAGAAAGGTATCCTTTGTTCAGACTTACGGTCTTGTCGGGCAGGAAGAACCCCTTGCCCTTATAGGTAGTCATGGTTTCCTGGAAATTGCGGTAAACAAGGGAAGTGCTGCGCGTCAGTTCGGGCTGAAGAGCGGAGAGCAGGTGGTAATAAGGGTGTTCTAA